The proteins below come from a single Azospirillum thiophilum genomic window:
- a CDS encoding FkbM family methyltransferase — protein sequence MAEDLLGGAGPVGLVRARHGLMMYRRTDTVVGRSLDYYGEYFEQEVALFRQCVRPGDRVIDVGANIGAHTVALARLVGPTGRVLALEPIDANHRLLCGNLALNGLDWADGMLAAAGATDGILHLAGVAMEEDGNYGALSLDTLSLGAPAGDRPVPVHRLDGLAHDGAGRIRLIKIDVEGMEAQVLEGARALIARDRPVLYVENDRPDKSAALIRLLEELGYACYWYLPAFHNPANFAGRSEPIFGHGLIDDGTEIHGLGMGINLFCLPAEAGARISGLLPVAGPEEHPLLRGHNGRFIGG from the coding sequence GGCGCACCGACACTGTCGTCGGCCGGTCGCTGGACTATTATGGTGAATATTTCGAACAGGAAGTCGCGCTGTTCCGTCAGTGCGTCCGGCCCGGCGACCGGGTGATCGATGTCGGCGCCAACATCGGCGCCCACACGGTGGCGCTGGCCCGGCTGGTCGGCCCGACAGGCCGGGTTCTGGCGTTGGAGCCCATCGACGCCAACCACCGGCTGCTGTGCGGCAACCTGGCGCTGAACGGGCTGGACTGGGCGGACGGCATGCTGGCCGCCGCCGGGGCCACCGATGGGATCCTGCATCTTGCCGGCGTGGCGATGGAGGAGGATGGCAATTACGGCGCACTGTCGCTGGACACGCTGTCTCTGGGCGCGCCGGCCGGCGACCGGCCGGTTCCGGTTCATCGTCTCGATGGGCTGGCCCATGACGGGGCGGGCCGCATCCGCCTGATCAAGATCGATGTCGAGGGGATGGAGGCCCAGGTTCTGGAGGGTGCGCGCGCCCTGATCGCCCGCGACCGTCCGGTCCTCTATGTGGAGAATGACCGGCCGGACAAGTCGGCGGCCCTGATCCGCCTGCTGGAGGAGTTGGGCTATGCCTGCTACTGGTATCTGCCCGCCTTCCACAATCCCGCCAACTTCGCCGGCCGGTCCGAGCCGATCTTCGGCCATGGGCTGATCGACGACGGGACGGAGATCCACGGGCTCGGCATGGGGATCAACCTGTTCTGCCTGCCGGCGGAGGCGGGCGCGCGCATCAGCGGCCTGCTGCCTGTCGCCGGTCCGGAAGAACATCCGCTGCTTCGCGGCCACAATGGGCGCTTCATCGGCGGTTGA